Proteins encoded in a region of the Xylocopa sonorina isolate GNS202 chromosome 1, iyXylSono1_principal, whole genome shotgun sequence genome:
- the LOC143425934 gene encoding neuroglobin has translation MGCELSKLATPKAQNQTTTEPNATTEANPTTDPRLPLTAKQKYTVMASWKAISRELVATGVFMLMRLFEEHEELVQMFSRFLDLKAKEECGQQFDMVELKKHAEKVMAALDESIKGLDDMDVFLTCLHQVGATHTKIPGFNAQYFWKIEQPFLQAVQQTLQDRYSENVESIYKITIKFIIETLIEGFNKAQNNKAQSTAANS, from the exons ATGGGCTGCGAGCTTAGCAAATTGGCGACCCCAAAGGCACAGAATCAAACTACCACGGAACCAAACGCGACCACGGAGGCCAACCCGACCACGGACCCACGGCTACCGTTGACGGCGAAGCAGAAATACACCGTTATGGCCAGCTGGAAAGCCATCTCCAGAGAGCTGGTCGCGACTGGCGTCTTCATGCTCATGAG GCTGTTCGAGGAACACGAGGAACTGGTGCAAATGTTCTCGCGATTTCTCGACTTAAAAGCGAAAGAGGAATGCGGCCAACAGTTCGACATGGTGGAGTTGAAGAAGCACGCGGAAAAAGTGATGGCTGCCCTAGACGAAAGTATAAAAGGCCTGGATGACATGGATGTTTTCTTGACCTGTCTCCACCAAGTCGGAGCGACGCACACGAAGATCCCTGGCTTTAACGCGCAATACTTTTGG AAAATCGAGCAACCATTCTTGCAAGCCGTGCAGCAAACGTTGCAAGATCGGTACTCAGAGAACGTGGAGAGCATCTACAAAATAACGATCAAATTCATCATCGAAACGTTGATAGAGGGGTTCAACAAGGCTCAGAACAACAAAGCACAGAGCACCGCTGCCAATTCCTAG